The window AATGCATATGAGTACACGTCGTGTAATATCAATGCATGTCAATCCATCGGTTTGGTGATGTATTGGTGGATCCTACTCAATATCATGATACTGTTAACGATTACACgcttagatatatatatatatttttttttaaatgactgcATATTCGATGACATTAAAACAGATCTTGCATTACTTAAAGGGCACAACTGAAGTTGGTTTTTCAATTTCATCATTCCAATTCAATCACATTTTCGGGATTTTTAGATGCAAATTGAACCGGTGCTATTAATGATAGATAATCCACTTCCGGATTCTCTGGTTTTTCTTGATCTAAATATGATTTGATGGAGTTATCCCCATTCTTTACAAAAACAATTATTCAATactattaatatataataattagtATTACAATACTCACTCTTTATTGTAAGGTTGAGAAAATTGTTCATCTACATTGTCGtttaataaaattgttttgtGAAACAACTTTAGACAACAGACTCTTAAGCCTTCTTGAGCCCAAACCAGGCTTCAAAACCCCATAATTTTCATTCTGTAATCCTGAACATGACTTGTGCCTATTCCCACTCCCTGCGCACCAACCGCCATAACTGAACTGTCCGTTGTATCTTTTTAGAAGCTCGCGGTCGATCTTGTCGAGAACGGAGTCGTTTTTCTTGAACTTACGAGCAAAAGGGCGGTTGCTTTGGGTCATTTTTCTGTAATCTTTAAGGCCAAGAGACCTGGGATGCTGCTTAGGAGGAGTGTCCCATGTAATGTAGTGAAGGTCATTGTTAGCTGTAGTGTTTTTGTAGTGTTGAGAGTTGCATATAAGTGTTTGAAAGTAGCCTTCAGGGGAAGATACAAAGTTTGTGTAGTATAAGAGAAGTGTTCTGGGTAAGTTGTCCCATCCTATTATGCAATACTCTGCAAATGATCTTGATAATATTGTCCAAGCTGAACCTGTTTCATCCAATTATCCAAATCATCAAAACGTAAGCAATACAATTGATTCTTTGACATGTTTTCAGAAACATAATACAATTCTGGTTTCAAATCATGTTTGATAAATTAAATTTTCTGACGATTTATCCGATTGTTCAGTTTGAGATTCATTACTCATTAGACATCTTTAGGTGGATGTTCCttcgattaatttttttttacatatattaTGACTCGAACTCGAAATCTCTAGTTCACTTCTCAAGCCAATCTCTAGTTTAAATATTCacagttttaaattttttttcataacataatttaaatataaaattaaattaagtcaaatactgtaattaattaatttaacaagTTCAAATATGTAAGTTAAAAGTTAAACATTaccaataataatattttatataaaaaattatttatatactcTTTAAAGTATTTTATATTATCAtttctcacaaaaaaaaataaaaaataaaaaacttttcgTATCTTTAAGTATTTTACTTTCGTTATTTATTCTATCATTCAATAATTTCAATACTTAGAGTAGAGTAGGTTTGTTCTGCTATTCATATTTATATTGTTTCTTGTTGTAATTAGTTGTTTACTGATAGGAGTTAGTTGATTTTTATTCCGAAATAGCTATCAGTATCTATTTGTTATTTCCCCCGGTTTAAAATAGATGtcattttaatattttcaatttattcctttttatatgtcgttttgtATTACTAATACATTCTtgataatattttcttaaatttacccttatttgTGATAAGAGAGAGGTTTAATAATTAATGCAAATAATTCTAATTATTAAGCtataataattaagaaaaaagagaaattttGCATTGAATCGTAAAGTTAGAAGAGAAAAGCATCAATGATGAATTCCTAATTTTAATaatctaattaatattttattggtaAAACCTTCAAACCACGTCTGTTTTAGATCCGAAGATAGAAATTTTAATCAAACACAACCTTTTTTATCAATGCATTGGGCCTAGCATTAACatatactttattttttttaatgagagTATCAGGTGCAGTGCATTTTCTATCATTAAACGTAAAACCATGTTGTGttctatcattttttttttaatatgtaaaaACATGCTAAGCTTAGCACAGAGatgatttttaaattaattgttCCTTAATCTTAAAATTCAAGATCTAAACAAGTCGTCCGTACAAGCAGAGAAGCACGTGCTTTTCCCAAACAGCAATAATGAATCAGGGTTGGGCATGTGCAACTTTCTGTCCTTAGACCCCTCCAACGAATTCTTTACAAATCTAATCTCCAAATGATTATCCTTGCCGGCCATTccattaatattatattttagctGTGAGGACTTCTTCAGTTATTTTCAATCAATGGTGGACCCTAAAGTTTGGTGGCTTGATAAACCTATTATAATCCCTACTTCAGACAATGACACACAAGTTCCCAAAATCCCTAAAGTTTACTATTTTCACACATTTAACCCTTGATGTTTTACTTTTACACGTTTTAGCTCTTAATTGATAAAGGCCAGATTGATGCCTAaacttattaaaaaaattaattttatcattATCCTACACAACAGGCCAATATTGTTCTCATAATAGAAATTATAGTTCAATCTACCATTTTTGTAGAAATATAAGCtcatattaataatttactaaGTAAAGGAGTTGTTGCTTTATTTTCAACTAATGGTGGATCGTGGGTTGATAATTAGATCTAATGATATATAGCATCATCACATATATATAAGTATGCATTCGTATGCACACAATCCAATCCTACAACAGCAAACTGAAAGTTACTTATATAAttgccattttttttaattagcttCCTCAAATTGAATCATACCTTTTTCAGGAAACATGGGATAATATGCAAATAGACTTCCTAACTAACCATTTAATTACAAGTTGGTCTTTATCTTTCAAATGTGACTTTACTTCTAAGGTTTGTACTTAAGAGTTTGTTCATCTTTCCATTAATTAGGCCTAATGTCTTATCAACTACTATCTTTGTAGCAAATAAGGGATTATGAATATAACTAAATTATTGGAAATACGAATATCAAAATTAGTTTCCGGTGTTATATGATTTGTATATTCCACCACATCAATGGAAAAATGATAATCGTGCCCGTGTTAAGTGGATTAATCTCTGGATTTAGTTAGATTAAAAGCCAAAGATTTTCATGTTTTACATTATGGTATAGGAAAAAAGGTTAAAATGTTctaagtttaggatttttcagAGGTTTTATGAAGAAGTAGGGAACATGTGAAAATACTTCCAAATAAAGAGTAGCAATCTGAAAACCCCAAAAGGAAATTAATTACTAGACTTAAAACCTTAAGCTAAGTACCATGTACCAATTCAGAGATTTCACATGCTACTCATATGCACAATTATGTATACCCatcataaaataataatattaataaaaaaaaacttaatacatcatacccctaacatctaaaatggtgcaattttacccataacgttggaaaccaagagcaattttacccctaacaatgataaattgggttaatttgagaaataattcatcaactGTCTTCTCGtttatgaatcttgtcatctacacttcactaacaaatcacaaacatatgtcgggatgtgaaaaaaataaaaaatatactgactTTTGTATGAAttgtacaaaaaaaatcaaaaaattcaccaaatttataaatttgatcTTGGCTactaatattaggggtaaaatagcaccattttagacgttagggccaaaacgttaggggtatttttgcaccttaatccgagttagtattatAGCTTTAACATTTAGTTGTTACACAATAAACAAATTTTGGGAGCTGCTGATATGGGgaccaatctactattatgggaCCAATCTACAAGTTCAGAAAGccgatgtattaagccatagaaaaaagataaaattgagTTCATTTTGTGGAGTTTAGACACTATTGCTAGTCTAGTAGAAGCAAAAGAAAGAGTtaaaaaatggaagaaaaacCTGTATAGAGTTTAAAGGCAGTTGGGAGACTTCTCTGCTTAATAACCCACCAAATCTCTGATTTGTTGCGACTGTAAAGCCCTGGATCTATGATTATTGGCTTCCCTCTTTTATTCCTGAGCATATTTTTCACAATAAGTAAAATGCCTGACACGAAACGGACATGAAACGCGGAAACGTTTCTAAATACAAGTGTTTTGTCTTGTGCAACATATTGGGTAAAAGGAATACTAATTCCCAAAAGAGAAAGTGGAAATTGATTCTTACAGTTTCCATCCCAGGCGACTGCTATGCTGTATGAAGTTCAGATCTCGTGGTAACCCAGAAAAGGCATCAATTAGATCTGCAAACAAAATCAGTTCACAACATTAACTCAAATCTCAAATTTGGGGGCAAATTGGATCCAATTCGACATTAATTAAAGCTTAATTAGTAAGAACAAAAAGGGCACTCACCATACCATCTTGAGTGAGCAAGGGATAATCAGAGGCACTAAGATTGATAAACCAATCCCAATTGCAAGTCCTCAACAAAATAGCCATAGCATGTAGAGTAGTAGCAAGCATAGTAGGGCCTCTATAAGTGACCAcatttgattttgatttctCAATGACCCAAACATTACCCAAAATTCCAAAAACTGCTTCATTACGCACAAATTTCTCAATTGCTTGATGCTCCGCATCAGGCGCACCAGCATCCATATGAATCAGATAGTAATTCCCTGGATGGTAAAGAGCCTTGATCAATCTAATTACCCGCTTAGAATCGCCCTTAGATGCAGAAATTAAGTAAGCAAATGAAACTGGGTAAGATTTCTGTTGCGTTAACATGGTGAAGTTAGGGGTGAATGTGGTGGAAATGGGTGTGGTTGTGGTTAGTTTAGATGGAATGTAGAAAAGGGAGAGGAGGAGTGAGGTTGCcatgaacaaaattgcgaaaaGCTTGATACCCATTTCATGGAGGATTGGGGGTTAGAGAAGAGGAGATGTTTAGTTTGTATGTATTTGAAGATGGTTCCTTGCTTCAAAGGGAAGGCGAAGGCGAAGGCATATACTCAATATGTCAATGTTTTACAGTTGGAATATaaacttcttttttcttttctttagcaTGAAATGTAGTTGGGCTTTTTATGGACCAACCATTTTATTATTGGGGAAATTACTAACAACGCCCCtattatcttactatttttcatttttcgctcgctttacttttgtttttctctttcaTTTCGTTGGTGTGATTCTTCTATCGGGTACGTTTTCTTATGGGTATTACTATTCACCGCACCCAAATTTCGGTCTACCGCCCCCTCTTCTACCATATTGcccttctcattttttttttgaagaaaacacGCAATTATTATTAAGAAGGAATCAACGAATCGATCAAGAAGGAAAGGGGAACAAACTCCCAACTTCCCGGTCCAGACAAAGAACTCATCACCCGTGCTAGAACATGAGCAGACAAGTTCGCTGAACGCCTCACAAATCTAACAGAACAAGACTCTAAAGCTTGTAAAAGAGACTTACAATCATCAATGATAAAACCAAAATAAGAACAAGCATTAATAGAGCTAGACAAAGCCTGTTTAACACCTAAACAATCAATCTCAACTACAACATACCTCCAATCATGACACTGAACCCACCACAACGCCTCCCTACACGCCATTGCTTCCACCTGTAGAGCATCCAAAGGACAGTCTAGCCAACCATTCGCACCAGCAATAAAACCACCCTCCGCATCCCGCGCCAACATACCAAAACTGACCTGCTGTGTCGCAGCAAACAACGCTGCATCGACATTGATCTTTATCAGACCAGCAGCAGGCGGAACCCAAATTAAGGAGGTGACAGACACATCTGACACAAAATCATCCCTAATCCGAGCTTGTCTCCATCGGGATAGGAAGGTCGTCGCCCTACTAAACACCATTCCAGACTGAATACAACGCTGGTTCCAGACAAAACCATTCCTCGCATTCCATATGGACCAACAAACCATTGCCGTCTGCTCTCTAACTTTACAATCCGGAACAGCAGCAACATGATTCCAGAACATAGAAATATCCGAACAAAGAGCACTAATATCACCAAGTAAAGAAAAATGTCACACTTCCCGAGCCTTTACACAATCAACCAATGCATGAAATGGTGTTTCCACCCCTCTTCCACATCTTGGAAACAAATCAGACACCTGCACAAACCGAGATCGCAACACTTGCAGAGTGGGAAGACAATGAGAGACGACACGCCAAATAAAATTCTGGACATTCGGCGGAACCCTTAAGCGCCAAATTGAAGACCAGAAACCAATTGAAACCCCGAGATGAGGCCCTACCTTGTTACCAACAGCCTGAACATAACCAGATTTAACCGAGAAAACCCCGTTCTTTTCAAACAACCAAAACCATCTGTCAGGCTTCGGACTTAGCGAGATAGGAATTTTTCGGATTAACCGTTGGTCCCTTTCACAAAACAAGTCACTCAAAACATCATCATCCCATTGATTAGAATCAATACATCTCAACTGAACCACCTTAGCGGATTCCAAACCATTCGGACATGAGCTTTCAATACAAGGATTAACATCTTGTAACCAAGGCACTTTCCAGATAAAAGTATCAGTCCCACTCCCAACCGCCCTACGCAAACCAGACTCAAGCACCGATCTGGCAGCCACCACACTTCGCCAAATGAAACTGAGATTATTCCCAACCCGTGCATCCAAAAAATCAGAGTTTGGAAAATACCTGGCTTTAAGAACCCGAGCAACTAAGGAGTTAGGATTTGTCATAAGTCTCCAACCTTGTTTAGTAAGAAGGGCCAAATTAAATTCATGAAGCCTCCTAAAACCCATCCCTCCAAACTTCTTAGGAACACATAGTCTATCCCAAGACTTCCATCTGATACCCTTCGATTGTTGCCCCTCAAGaccccaccaaaatgaattcATCATTTTTTCTAAATCAGCACAAAGCGTTTGTGGGATCAGAAACAGACTCATAACATAAGAAGGTAAAGACTGTAGCAccgatttaatcaaaacctctTTACCTGCCTTTGATAAATGCCTAGCCTTCCAACTCCTCACCCTTTTCTGTATAGCATCAGTCAGATAATTAAAAACCTGAGTTTTACTTCTCCCAATCAGCGAAGGAAGGCCAAGATTATTTCATCCAAAACCTTAAAAGCTCTCTCTCCCGAGCAAAAATCCAGGATTTTATAAAAATGGATCCAAGCTTTCCCGAAGATaatgatttcgaacacgaggtaatattacgatCCTTAAATACGTGTCtgattaatttttaaattttttctttgGTTTTTGCCTGAACGGGTAGCGCGTACTCCCGTTCCGtaggccgaacggatgaactacccgttcggcctAGGGAACGGACAGcatgcgccacccgttccacctACGGAACGAGAGTACGTGCTGCCCGTTCCACCAACGGAACGGGCAGTACGCGCTGCCCATTCCCACCCATGGTGAAATGGGCAGGCTGCCCGTTCAGGCAAAAAAATGGGCAGAAATTGCCCCgaactatttttttaatttttaatgtaCATTATGATAACCtattatgcattttttgtaTATTCAGGTACCGTTAGAAGATTGGAATCCCGATGGcattgattatagttcgcgtttcataacggataccgttttcccttcgtgtgaagatgctattgattgggcaaaaaagatagctattcagaatgggtttgagattgtaatatcttcgcacaaacaTGGGGGAAAACAGAGGCTGTTTCAGATGTTCAcgggtgttagacgaggtgccgcggcctaatctcccgggcggatcggggggtggacaacctcatggcgacgtaagcggtgattggcgccgaaagcaaccaatcgtggaatcaagctgctcggcaggaccggagctcggagatatggaagagtcgccacccacgaatggaaaaatgaacaccgatcccttgcgggagaccggtgtgggttcgggaaacttaggtacgagccgagaaggctagctcctttccggagaaaggctactaggcaccccgacctcgcccggttatgaaccaccggcctcctactcagcatgttaggcgataacggactaatcgtatacttctttaagtttaaaattcatttgaaaccttttctttctctttttagaaaccgttttgagcatatattattgaaaagccacattagtaaagaatcacccatttacatcagttcaatatacatacaaagagaggggggaagaaagaagtgatttagttacaacgtgatttacatgtcatgttgcgtgttaattctatgctaacttatttccccaaaacgaatttatttacatggttcgcaccttaatcgccgttggaacgatttaggtgcgctTTAAAACCCCGtctgatgaagttcacccgaatcgccgttggaacgac is drawn from Euphorbia lathyris chromosome 9, ddEupLath1.1, whole genome shotgun sequence and contains these coding sequences:
- the LOC136207034 gene encoding beta-glucuronosyltransferase GlcAT14A — encoded protein: MGIKLFAILFMATSLLLSLFYIPSKLTTTTPISTTFTPNFTMLTQQKSYPVSFAYLISASKGDSKRVIRLIKALYHPGNYYLIHMDAGAPDAEHQAIEKFVRNEAVFGILGNVWVIEKSKSNVVTYRGPTMLATTLHAMAILLRTCNWDWFINLSASDYPLLTQDDLIDAFSGLPRDLNFIQHSSRLGWKLNKRGKPIIIDPGLYSRNKSEIWWVIKQRSLPTAFKLYTGSAWTILSRSFAEYCIIGWDNLPRTLLLYYTNFVSSPEGYFQTLICNSQHYKNTTANNDLHYITWDTPPKQHPRSLGLKDYRKMTQSNRPFARKFKKNDSVLDKIDRELLKRYNGQFSYGGWCAGSGNRHKSCSGLQNENYGVLKPGLGSRRLKSLLSKVVSQNNFIKRQCR